One Algoriphagus sp. Y33 genomic window, GGTCATATGGAATCTCGCATATTGGATAATCATCCCAGTGTGTGTCGCTCTCGACATGCTCGATTTCATCTATTTATATTTTGTTTTAAGAGGTCAGATAGCCTGTCCCGATTTTTCTTCGGGAGAATCTCGCCAGGTGAATAATCATACCTCTGTGTGTCGTCTTCGACATGCTCGATTTCATATAGCTACAAATGCCGTAAGAAAGCATCAGGATTATTGAGGAAGTTTTTCAAAATCGTAAAATGCTCTGTTTCCTGATAATTAACTTTCTGAATTTTATCTCCAAACTGGAATATGGTCGCATTGGGGAGAGTCATTAAAATAGGAGAGTGGGTAGCAATGATAAACTGGCAACCATGATTTTCAGCCAGGTTTTTAATTAGGGAGAATAGTGCCAGTTGCCGCTGGGGTGAAAGGGCAGCCTCAGGTTCGTCAATCAGGTAAATTCCTTCTGCTTGCAATCTGCCTTCCAGGACTTTTAGAAAACCCTCTCCGTGGGAAACTTCTGTAAGATTTCCATATTTACGTAGAAGGGCTTCTTTTTGCCCTTGCACAGCTCCGACTGCTAATTTTAATCCAGATCCGCTCAATCTTTTTTCGAAATCAACGATGTCTCCTTTCAGTTCATCGTCTAGGTTCCTAAGGCGTTTCACAAAGCCAAAGTAATCTTCAGCTCTGAAGAAAAAGCCACGATATGCTTTATTATTCCATCGGGTAACTATACTTTCTCCATAGGATTTGACTCCATCAAGTGTGTCGTCTTGCTCCAAATCAGTGCTGCCAATGGCAGGTAAATTCAACTTGATAGCCAGCGTTTTTAGAAGCGTTGACTTTCCCGATCCATTTTCTCCAACGAAAACCGTCACTGGATTCTCGAACGTCATAGATCCCATTTCAGTCAATGATTTAATAGAAAATGGAAACTGAGGGCTTCTGCTTGTGGGAAGATGGATCTGATGGAGGAAGTACATGGGGATTTAGAGGTTAGAATTGGATAAAAGCTCGGGATTGCAAATCCCGAGCAGCAGATAGCAGAATGCATGCGTTGTTTAACCTTCGAGGTTTTCAAAACCTCGAAGGTTTTAATTCTCACAATTAATTTACTCCGGTTTTGCGATAAATCCCGCTTTTAAGACAGTTTTGAACACTTCGTCGGAAGTGATATCCTCAGACTCCACAGATAGGATTCTGTCCTCACTCTGCAAGTCCACAGACCATGAATTGATCTTGGGTTCGGCATTTAAAATAGGAGTGACCTTTGCAAGGCAATTGCCGCAGTTGATGTTTGTTTTGAATTTTTGAGTTTTCATTTGTATTGAATTTAAAAGGATCAAAAGATTAAGGGTTTAGAAAAAGGTTAAGGACTAAATCGGGAGGTGGATCTTATTTCTCGCTGCTTGATACTAACTACTTATTACAGGTTATTACAGGCTACTCTCTATAAAATCCTCCTTGCCCCCTTTTCATGGATTTATATTTCCATACCAAGTTATCAATCTAAGGGAGAGTTCCGCAGGTCTTATTACTAGACTCTCGTCTATTGACTCGTGGATTTTGTTTCTTGTTTTTAACTCTTAATGTTAATGATTCCAGTAAAGTAAGAGATTGCTTCTTCGCTCGTACCTCGCTTATCGCAATGACGTACCTTGACATTCCCATCTTGGCTCTTGATTCTATACTCTTGCTTCTTTGACTCATGTATCTTGCTACTTGATACTAGCTACTAAATACGTTTACTCTTTAACCTAAGGCTATTCAATACTACCGACACAGAACTGAAGGCCATTGCGGCACCCGCAATCATAGGATCGAGCAAGAATCCATTGATAGGATATAAAACCCCGGCGGCAATAGGGATGCCGATCACATTGTAAATAAATGCCCAGAAGAGATTCTCCTTAATACCTCGGACGGTCTGCCCTGACAGATTCAATGCTTTGGGAATGACTTCAAGATCGGAGGAAATGATGGTCATTTTTGCCACATCCATCGCAATATCCGAACCGTGTCCCATCGCAATACTGATGTCTGCCTGTGCCAATGCTTCTGAATCATTGATACCATCACCGACCATGGCTACAATTTTGCCTTTTGCTTGAAGTGCTTTGACGAACTCAGATTTATCTGAAGGCATCACATCAGCTTTGAAGTCAGTCAAACCCACTTGCTTGGCAACAGAAGCTGCAGTCTGTTGATTGTCTCCGGTGAGCATATACACATCAATGCCTTTTGCTTTTAGTTTTTGAATGGCTGATTTGGAGCTGGGTTTGATCTCATCGGAAATGGCAATTACAGAAAGCACTGATTGCTCATTGGCAAAGAAGACTACAGTTCTGGCTTCATTACTCCAAGTTTTTGCCAGTTCATTTAATTCGGAATTAATTGAAATGTCATTCAGTTGGATCAATTTGGTGTTCCCCACATAGAACTTTTGATGGGAGGAATTTTTGGCTTCTACTCCTTGTCCTGTCAAACTTTGAAAATCTGAAACAGACTCTGCCGTGAAACCATCTTCTCGTAACTTTTTGCCTACTGCATCTGCCAGAGGATGCTCAGATTTTGACTCTATAGCAAGTAGGATAGGGGCATACCGGTCTTTCAGCTCTTCGCTTTCCCAAGAAATATCTGAAACGGTAGGTTTTCCGGCGGTAATGGTTCCGGTTTTATCCAGAATAATTGCACTGACCTTGTGGGCTATTTCCAGACTTTCAGCGTCTTTTATAAGGATGTTGTTCTCGGCACCCTTACCGATTCCTACCATGATGGCAGTAGGCGTGGCCAATCCCAATGCACAGGGACAGGCAATCACCAGCACGGCAACAGCGTTCAAAACAGCATGCGAAAGCGCGTCCTCTCCTCCGATAAGCATCCAAATGATAAAGGTCAGAATCGAAATCCCAATGACTACAGGGACAAAGATCGAGGCGATTTTGTCCACCAATTTCTGGACAGGAGCCTTGCTACCCTGTGCTTCCTGCACCCGCTTAATGATCTGGGATAGGAGAGTGTCACTTCCGACTTTCTCGGCTGTGAAATGGAAGCTACCCTTTTGATTGATGGTTCCTGCAAAAACTTTATCGCCCTCAGCCTTCTCCAAGGCAATGGGTTCGCCGGTGATCATGCTTTCATCGACAAATGAATTTCCGGAAATCACTTTTCCATCCACAGGGATTTTCTCTCCCGGGCGCACGACTATTTCATCCCCTCTTTGAACAGCGGAAATGGGGATTTCCTGTTCTTTACCATTTACAATGGTTTTCAGGGTTTTTGGCTGAAGTCCCATTAAGTTTTTAAGCGCAGTGGAAGTTCTCGACTTTGCTTTTTCCTCCAGCAATTTTCCGAAAAGGATAAAGGTGATGATCACAGTGGCAGCTTCATAGTAGACATGCGGCTCAAAACCACGGCTGATCCAGAATTCCGGAAACAGGGTGTTGAACAGACTAAATGCAAAAGCTATCCCTGTGCTGAGCGCAACCAGTGTGTCCATGTTGACACTTTTATTAGTGGCCTGTTTCCAGGCACTGATAAAAAAACGTTTTCCAAAAACTGTCATCACGGGAATAGTCAAGACAAGGGAAATCCAGATCCCTGCATGCCAATGCATATAAAACATCCCGATGATGAAAATTGGAAGGGTTAGAATCGCCGCACCAATTGTATGTTTCTTTAACTTTTGGCAATGTTCAGCCTGGTTTGCAGAGACAGTTTCATCTGCATTTTCTGTTTCTGTGATCAGTCCATATCCTATTGCTGAAAGCGCTTCGTTCAGACCTTCAGGATTTATTTCATCCGAATATTCTACCAGCACGGTGCTTGAAGCGAAGTTTACCTGGGCAGACTTCACCCCATCTGTATGTGCCAGAATTGTTTCTACACTGGATGCACAGGCTGCACAGGTCATGCCGGTGACTGGGAATGTTTCCTTGTGTAATGTTGGAGTGGATTCTTCCATGAGTTCTTGTCTTTAGTTGACATTACAAACTTAGGAATACGGAAGGAGGGAAATGTTATGGAATTTTGTGTAAAAGTTGTGAGATTTTGTGTTTTAACCATAGTGGGCGCAGAGGACGCAAGAATGTTGTTGTCCTGCTTCTCCAGAAGCTGGACTTTGAGTTTTGTTCCATCGGAACGAATGGTGGTTTTATATTTTACCAGCCGTTCCTACGGAACGAAAAAGGCATCTCAATAATTTGTTAGCTACAGATGAGACTTTCCTACAGAACGATTTGAGTTTTGGAAATAAAGTAGCGTATGTGCCTGAAGGCTTGTACCAGAGTTTAGCAAACGGAATTATAAATTCCGGAAACCGAGAGGGGATCAAAACGCAGAGATGGATGGTCTTGATAACCAATCTGATATTAAGTGTGATCCACAAGTGGATTAAAGAAGCTGAACAGTTTGCCACTTTGGTGTCCATGGCCTGTGCCAACCGGATATCTTACGTCTGTTTCCGGATCATACTAAAAACCAATTGTCTGGCAGCAAAGAACGAAATCTGGAAATTGGCTCCAAAAGGAGGGAAAGAGTAATTAAAATGATATAATTGCAATTATTTTTCTATATTATGCGTTATAATTGCAAAATATAGAAAAATAATGATTCATTATCTTAAAATAACCAATTTCGGCCCGATCAAAGATGAAGTAGTATTGGATTTTGAAGTAGGGGAGGTAGGGGAGTCTGAAGCTTATGAAGTTGAAATGCCAGACGGTCGCAGGCTTCTTAAACTTGGCTATATTTATGGCGCCAATGCTTCTGGAAAAACAACCGTTTTGAAGGCATTTGATTTTCTGAGAAAACTACTGCTGAAACCGAAATCTGATAAAGCCTTTGAACTGGATTTTGACCCCTTTTTTTTCCGGGATTCTCCCTATACTATTCCTTCAGATTTTGAGCTCTCATTTTATGTACAAGACGTGCGATACATCTATAATCTGAAGTTCAACAAACAGGGAGTTCTACATGAAAGGATTGTCTATTACCAGACGGCAAAACCGACCGAATTATTTACGAGAATCACAGATCCTGAAAAGCGGCTTGCAAAAATTGATTTTGGCAGTCGAATAAGGGTGCCAGCGCGTGAAAGAGATCTGCTGGAAGCAAACACACTCCACAACAATACGGTAATCGGAGCATATGCGCGAACGAATGTTGACATCGCAGAACTCGAAAAATTGAATCTGTGGTTCAATCAATACCTTCTCGGAATGATCAGTGCATCTCAGGACCTGACACATTTGACAACTTCTTATTTCGACCATAATCCGTTAATCGGAAAATGGATCAGTACTTTTTTGCATAAAGCAGACAATCAGATCTCGAAGGTAAACATCAGTGATTACGATATTAGCGTACCCTATGAAGACCCTTTATTGGATCTCTATCCGAAAGTCATTTCTCAAGGAAGTTTCCCGATGGAAACTGTCGTTAGATCTGATAAGGGAACAGGCAAAGGTGAGTTGAAATATTATGGTGGTGGTTCAATACAAAGGAAGATTGATTTCATTCACAAACTTAACAACCAGGATTATACATTATCCATTCAGTCTGAAAGCAACGGAACAAAACGGTATTTTGGGCTAGGGGGAGCCTTGTATGAAATTATCCACAATCCACACATGCTGTGCATTGATGAACTTGAAACATCATTGCATCCGGATCTTATGAAACATTTTCTGCAGGTCTTTTTACTAAACTCCACTAATTCCCAGCTCTTGATAACCACCCACAATGTTTCGTTGCTTGATAATCAAGATTTTATAAGGAAAGATGCTTTATGGTTCAGCGAAAAAAATAATGAAGGAGCAATGAATCTGTATTCCGCATCTGATTTTGACAGCTCTGTTCTTCGAAAGAACGCAAGCATTATTAATGCCTATAAAGTAGGGAAGCTTGGTGCTAAGCCAAATCTCGGCTCACCATTTTTAACAGAAGGCTAAATCCATGAGACATCGCCATCAAAGAATACCACTGAGGGATACAGTTGCTATCGTTGGGGACGGACAGACTGAGGCAATATATTTTGCGGATGTCCGTGACACAGACAGGCCAAAAAACTTGCATATTTTCCCTGATTTTCCAGGCAAAATCGGGAGCTATAGAGGGGTGCTAGACCGTGCTTTAGAATTGAGCAAAGATTATACCTATGTGTATGCTCTAATTGACATGGATACAATTATTCAAGACAGACAAGAGGGGGAGTATTACCGTCGAAAAATGGAAGTCCAGAATGCGGGTGTCAAAGTTCTTGAAAATAACCCATGTTTTGAAATGTGGTTCTTGCTACATTTTATTAGGACTGGACGGCTCTTTTCGAATTGCGAACAAGTTTCCACTGAATTGAGCAGACGGGGAAGAATTGAGAATTACAGTAAATCAGGAAAATTTCTTTCCAAAGCAAAACTCTACTCGAACTATAAGGATCGGCTTATGAACAATGCTATGCCAAATGCAAGGACTCTCGAAGACAGGGAGGGTCAGGATGAACTTTACCCGAGGGCACAAACATACCTGTTCTTTGAATGGTATTTTAATAAGTGATTTTCACCTGTTTTGTGCGATGGGACACTCAAGCTAATTTTTTCCTGAACAGCCGTGTCTGTTGGCTTATTCAAAAAAGGGCTTAGCGAATCGATTCGCTAAGCCTTTGAAGTTGTCCTGCTTCTCTAGAAGCTGGATTTGGAAATACAATCTGAATACCAAATTGCTGTGGACCGTTTACTATGGTCGGTCGACCAATCTATCTCAAGGAATTAATCCACTTCGCGATTTTCATCGCGTCTTCTTTGGATACTTGAGCCATTGGAGGCATTTCGGTAGGATAGTCAGGCCAGTTTTGAGGTTGGGGGTTATAGATCAATTCCACGATTTTTTCGTCAGAATACCTTCTTTTTGCCACATCCACATAAGCGGGGCCTATCACTTTTTTGTCCTTTTGATGACAAGCCGAACAGGTATTTTTAGCCAAGATGGACTTGATTTCCGCATCAGTAGGAACTGCTGAAGCTACGGCTTTCACAGCAACAGGCTTAGCTGTAGCCGGTTTTGTTACCACTTCTTTCACCGGCTCAGGAGCAGGAGTTTTGATCACCATTTTACTGCCTGAAGGAATACTGTTTAAGGTATAATAAGCATCAGGATGAACCAAAGAGAAACTACCGTCTACTGCTCGTATGCCTTCAAGGCTGATCTTGTGAACGAAGTGAGGTCTTAATCCTTCCACTGCTATTCTAGCCGACATACCGTCTTCTGCCACTTCCACACCTAAAACTTTCAAGGTTTTGTTGTCTACGGGAGGACTGCCATATACAGGATAGTATTTATAAGTGAAGCTTTCTACGGCATAAGAAGTCAAATCCTCAGCTGAAGCTTTGTCCACAGGCTTTGTGAATTCAATTAAGAACCCATCAGGCTGAGCTTTGACAGTTCTCATCTCGAATGGAATGTTGTGGTTCCAAACCAGTCTCTGCAGGCCTTCATTTGCTTCACCGGCAGAACCCCAACCACGGTTGGTTTCCCCGATAAACAACGACTTATCAGGTGCCCAAGCCATTCTTAAGATTCCAGACTGAAATCCAGATCTGAAATCGATGGAAGCTCCCTGCATTTGACCGTTTACTTCTTCAAGGATCACACGCATGATTTTACTTTGTCCTTGGTCACCGACCAATACTTGGCCTGCAAAAGGGCCGAAATGACCTTCCGGAATTAGAACAGGTTCGGCATTTGAAATACCCTGGATCCCGTGGGGCAACCAAACGGCAGGCAATTTCAAATCAGGAAGTTTTTCCTTTGCCTGGGCATTGGTGATGTATGGAGCATCGATTACATTCTCGGGCTTCATAAATCCGCCGGAACCATTAGGGATTTTTTGTGGATCAACCACTTTGTCAAATTCTTCAGCGGTTAATTTTAAAGGAGAATTTGGAAGGCCTGTCCATGCCAAGCCGGCAGGGTGGCCGGTGAAATCCCCTTTTTCGATAAACCAAAGTCCACCTGAACCCATGTAATCTCCCTGGTTTTCGGTATACACTAATTGATCGCCCAGCATACCCAATCCGGCAGGGGATCGCATCCCTGTGGCATAAGGTTCCATGCTACCATCCCTATTGATCTTCATGATCCAGCCTCTCATTGGCACCCGGCTTTCACCTCTCCACCATTCCTGATCACCAAAAGCTACGTTTGCTGATACGAAGAAAGAACCATCAGGACCTATCTTTGGGCCGAAGCTATATTCATGGTAATGAGCCGAAAGCGGCCAAGCATAAACTGTTTCGTACAAGTCAGCTTTCCCGTCTTGATCCGTATCGACCAGTTTGGTCAATTCGCCCCGTTGAGCAAGATAAAATGCCCCATCTTCATACACCAACCCCAAAATCTCATGAAGTCCCGAAGCAAACTTTCTAAAGAAAGGTCTTGGGCTGGTTGGGTTTTCTACGATAAATACATCGCCTCTACGGGTTGCTACCGCTAAGTCTCCATTGGGCAAAACGGTCAGACCACCTACTTCCAAAAGTGTTCCTTCCGGAGCAGTCACCCGCATGATTTTGAAGAAGTCCTCTTCTTTTGGGGATTCTTGTGCATCTACCTGCCCGGGTATCAGCTGAATTATAGCTGCTAGTCCAAAGGCAATTTTTGTGAATTTATTCTTTATCAATTTTTTCATCTTTGCGCTGACTTTGGATTAAAAGAGAAGATTGTAAACGATGTTTCCCTTTGTAGGCAAGAAAATTCCGGCATTGCCATTAGTTGTATGTGATACAGGAGCACCATAAGCTGCTTCATCGTATTGTAGATAAACCCCCGTTTCCGGCAGTAAATAATAGCCTTTATTCACTTTTTGGATCTCAGTACCGGCAGCTACTTTGTAAAAACCGTTGCCAATACCCGATACAGATCTGTTGATTCCTTTGCCGGATTCCAATACTTTGATTTCATCTTTTACAGACTTGCCCGAAAGTAAATAGGAGAATACAATGTCTTGAGAACCATCCATGAGCTGATATCCTTTGGTTCTAAACTCTTCTGAAACACTGTAGTCGTTTCCTACTGCATTAATTGCAGGGACGGTCAAATTAATTACTGCACCACGAGGTACTGAAACACCATTTCCACGGCTATTCCACATAGGAGTAGCGTTAAGAAATTCACCTCGCCACACTTGGATTAATGTCCCTGTTTCCATATCGTAGGCATAATTTACCCGTTCTTTGCCGGCAACTGAAACTACATGGCTCAGCCTTTTGAAATTTGGGATATCCCGGAAGCTACGAAGCACAGGTGTAGCATCAGCATCTACATAGATAGGATCTGTATCCTGATAAGCTCCTGCTTCAGAAACCAATAGATCTGTGTTTCTAAGACCCGGTCCGGAGATAGAAAAATTGAATCCATCCACAGACCAATTTCTGTTTTTGGAAGCAATGATCTGAATGGGATTGTCACCCGCTTTCAATTGTTTTTTAACCCGAACTCCTCTCTCGGATAGGTTAGATACGGGCTCGTCGCCTAGAGCAAATCCTGAAAGCCCACCAGGAACCTGTAGTGTGATTAGGTATTCACCCGCTTCTGCCACATTCAGGTTTGCGGTATACTTTGTCAAATTGACATCGGAGACAGACGCTGGAACTTCTTCGAAAGAAGCTACCTTTCCTTTTGCTACGGATGTTTTGCCTTCCAGCTCTTCCAGCCTGTTGAAAGAACCTTGGTACGTTTCATAACTCACATTGGATACGGTAGGAGTTTTTGCATTGAAAGGAGTGATCTCAATGTTTCTGAAAGCTACCGCTCCGTGATCACCTTGGATTCTAAGTGGGCCTTCTGCTACATCTTCACCGGTCATAGAGCCACGGGTAGGGCCGAAGACTTCTAGATTTTCATGAATTGTGACATCGTTAAGCTTCACAGAAAGGAATCGTGCATTTTCGGTTTTGTTGCCTGAAGCATCAAATTTTGCAGCTTGGAAGGAGACTTCCAACTTCTGCCAAATGCCAGGCGCTTTTGAGACGTTTTGACGCGGAGCGTATCCTTGATAGCCTTTTTGTCCTTCCGGTTTGCTCTCATCCCAGCGCTGATAGATTCCGCCATTATCACCGGGTTTGGTGGTGGTGGAAGTCCAACTGTCCAGAATTTGAATTTCATAATTTCCCTGAAGGTACACGCCGGAGTTTGAGCCCGGAGCCACCATAAATTCGAGGGAAAGATCCACATCTCCGAATTTATCGGTAGAGATGATATCAGTGCCCGGTTTCTTCTTGGAAGGAAGATTTGCCATTACTCCCGATCCGTCTGCGGATTGAAGTTGGTTAGGAACTGTAGGGTCAGCCCAAACATTTCCTACTTCTGTCCAGCTACCTTTGTTATTGCTAAAGGAGTCCAGCGTGAGTTTGGATACGGTTTGGCCCTGTGCAGTCATCAATGGGGTGGCAACAGCCATGGCTATTCCCAACCCAAATAATCTGGGGTTCAAAAACATAGATTAATAGATAGTTTTGTTTACTTGATAATGAGGCACTATTGCTTCACCCTAATTGGATGAAGTGTATAAATAAGTTGGAAAAGGAGTTGATACCCAATTTTATTAATCCGAAAGATACACGATGGATCATTCTTTTTTTGGAATTTTTTAATGAAATGTGGCCCAAAGAAACTGAAGTAGAAAGGGGGTAGGCATCAGGCAACTAATATTTTATAGTTGAAAAAATCAAAATCTCCTAGGTAATTGCTTTTAACAATCACCTAGGAGAGATTCTTAATTGGCGTATCCCGGATTTTGAGTTAAAGATGGATTTCTCTGTAACTCTTGTTCTGGTAAAGGAAACAACATATTTGCTTCCCTGATAGGACCATTGAAGTAATTAACTGAACCTACAGCATCGACGAAATTGATTTCACCGCTACCATTGTCAGTAGGTGCAGGCATTTTTCTGGTTCTCATCACATCAAACCAAATTGGGAATTCGAAAACAAGTTCTCTAACCCTTTCCTTCCACACTTCTTCCACAAACTCTTGAACTGATAAGCCGGCTAATTGACTTCTGATTTCAGTAGACTCTGTTTTCCACAATGCTCTTTCTCTTACTTGAGCCAGGTAATCAACAGCTTCAGAAGTAACGCCTTCAGATTGGGCAATTGCTTCCGCAGCTATCAATAATACATCTGCGTAGGAGTAAATTACTTTGTCTTTGCTGGAAAGGGCAGAAGTATTAGCAGCTTCTTCATCTACCCACATGTAAGGTGAAGTGGCAAATTCTATCACTTCTCCGTTTTTAGTAATGGAAGAGTGGAAATACTGCTTTTCCTGAACTCTTAGATCATTTTCCCGGTCGTAAGAATTTAGTAAAGGTGGGGTTGGGCCGTAAGCATTGTTAGTAATAGCAAATGCTAGTTGCGGAGCCATAGTCACCGGATAGCATATCGCCGGATATCCATTATTAGAGATGGTTTCATCAAACTCATAATAGTAAATATACTCTTGCGGAATACTTACGCTAGACTTCAATTTATTGTAGGCAGAACCTTCCGGTGCAAGTTCACCTTCAGCAGTCATGGTATGCTGTGCCAAGGAATGAACGCCGGAATTAATAATTGCCCTGGCAACTTCAGCAGAGTTGGCATAATTATCTGCCCCAACAGCAGCTCCACTCATAGTCAGGTAAACTTCTGCAAGAATAGTTTGTGCTACGGTTTTGGAAATTCTACCTGAGTTATCCGACATAGCAACATTTGCCAAACCTGTGCCATCTATAGCTGCATTAAGATCTGCTGTGATCAACTCATAGATCTGTGCCGCCGGAGTTCTTTCGAGAAATAGATTTTCAAGGCTCTCGTATGGCTCTGTGATCAAAGGCACATCGCCAAACATCCTTACCAGATAATAATAATTCATGGCACGGAAAAACTTCGCTTCAGCCATGTATCTTTCTGCGTCCGTTTCGGATAGTCCCGGTGTCGTAGGAATATATTTGATGGCATTGTTTGATCTCGAAATGCCGGCATAAATATCCGACCACATGGAGTTAAAATAATCAGAAAGGTTAAGTCCATCATAAGTCATCGTTTGACCTCTTTGCACATGGAATTCCTGGCCTTTGTAATCATTGTCCACAAAACCGGAAAGATATGGACCGAACATCATTCGCGCTCCCGAATAGGTACCCGTTGTGTACATTTGCATAGCACCTCTTCTATACAGTGCGTTTACAGCATCTCTAGCATGCTCAGGTCTACTGAAATATTGATTAGATGCTACCTCGTCTCTTGGCTTTTCCTCTAAGAAGCTTTCGCATGAAGCAGTCGATAGCAATATCCCTAAATATAAAATATATGTCTTTTTCATGTGTTTATAATTTGTTTTTCAATGGCCATTACCTGTCCCGAAAATCGGGATGGAATCTCGCTTGATAGATAATCATGCCACTGTGTGACACTCAGAACCGTGCTCGATTTCATTTGATTTAAAGGATTAAAATTGAAGACTAACACCGACAGTGAACGTTCTTGGTCTAGGATATTGGAAGAAGAAAATATTCTGTCCCCACTGATTTCCTTCCCAAGAAGAAGCTTCAGGATCATATCCTTTAAAGTCCTTAGAATTTATTAAGAACGCATTCTGGACATTAGCGTAGACTCTCAGTTTGCTAAGTCCGGAATTTCTTGCCATTATTTCGTTGAAGGTATAGCCAAGAGAAATCAGGTTTCCTCTGATATAAGATCCATCAGCTACCCAATGGCTATCCACCTCACTGTTTTGGCCTGAATAAGGACCGTTTCTGATTTGCTGAACCATCGTGTTTTGATTGTCCTCTGTCCATGCATCATACAGTACATCTTTCAGCCCACTGGCAAAACCGGTTCTATCCTGAGTGGAATGAAAGGATTGCTGAAGGATATCCACGCCTGCGACAAATTGTATGTCCAAAGTCAAATCAAAATTCTTATAGTAGAAGTTGTTTATAAAACTTCCTGTCCATTTTGGGAGGCCGTTTCCTATGATCTTTCTTTCTGCACTTCTTTTCGCTTCACCCGGTACCGCTCCGACTTCAGCAGCTTCTGCTATCTCGTCAGTACCCCAAGTACCCAATCTTTCAAATCCCCAGAAGGAGCTCAAAGGCTCTCCAACTCTTAAGATGGTTTGGCTACCGGACACCCAGTTAGGGCCGGGGAAGATGTCTTCGTTATTCTCACCAAGTTTCTCGATTTGGTTTTTATTGAAAGAGAAATTCAAATTAGACTCCCAGCTAAAGTCATTGGTTGTGATAGGAAATGCTTTTACCAACACTTCAACACCCCTATTGGAAACAGATCCAATATTATCTCTTACGGCAGAGAATCCTGAAGAGGAAGGAACAGGTCTATCCAAAAGAAGATCCGTTGTCAACTTGTAGTAGTAATCAAAGCTAAATACCAATGCTCTATCCAATAAAGACAAGTCGAATCCAATGTCAAATTGTCTTGTTTTCTCCCATTCCAAATCAGGATTAGGAAGTCTGTTCACATAACTAATTGGAGCTCTTGTCCCATTCAAAAGAGTTGTTTCTGATGAAAGAGTACCTAGCGATTGATAAGTAGGGATTTCCGTGTTACCGGTAATACCAAAACTGGATCTTAATTTCAATTCATTGATCGTATTAGCCATTCCTTGCATAAATGGCTCATTGGAAAGTACATATCCCACGCCCACAGAAGGGAAAACGCCATATTTATTGTTGTCCCCAAATCTGGATGAACCGTCCACACGACCGGTGAAGGTCACGAGATACTTGCTTTTATAGCTATAATTACCTCTTACGAAATAAGAATTCATGCTCCATTCATCATAACCTGAATTAGGCGTTCCCGGCTGGCTAGCTGCCTGAATTCTATTGAAAGTAAATGTATCATCAGAGAATCCTGTCGCAGAAACATTGAAGAATTCCTGGGTTCTCTTCTGCCAACTCAAACCGGCCATTGCATTAATAGAGTGGTCTCCAAA contains:
- a CDS encoding AAA family ATPase — translated: MYFLHQIHLPTSRSPQFPFSIKSLTEMGSMTFENPVTVFVGENGSGKSTLLKTLAIKLNLPAIGSTDLEQDDTLDGVKSYGESIVTRWNNKAYRGFFFRAEDYFGFVKRLRNLDDELKGDIVDFEKRLSGSGLKLAVGAVQGQKEALLRKYGNLTEVSHGEGFLKVLEGRLQAEGIYLIDEPEAALSPQRQLALFSLIKNLAENHGCQFIIATHSPILMTLPNATIFQFGDKIQKVNYQETEHFTILKNFLNNPDAFLRHL
- a CDS encoding heavy-metal-associated domain-containing protein gives rise to the protein MKTQKFKTNINCGNCLAKVTPILNAEPKINSWSVDLQSEDRILSVESEDITSDEVFKTVLKAGFIAKPE
- a CDS encoding cation-translocating P-type ATPase, which gives rise to MEESTPTLHKETFPVTGMTCAACASSVETILAHTDGVKSAQVNFASSTVLVEYSDEINPEGLNEALSAIGYGLITETENADETVSANQAEHCQKLKKHTIGAAILTLPIFIIGMFYMHWHAGIWISLVLTIPVMTVFGKRFFISAWKQATNKSVNMDTLVALSTGIAFAFSLFNTLFPEFWISRGFEPHVYYEAATVIITFILFGKLLEEKAKSRTSTALKNLMGLQPKTLKTIVNGKEQEIPISAVQRGDEIVVRPGEKIPVDGKVISGNSFVDESMITGEPIALEKAEGDKVFAGTINQKGSFHFTAEKVGSDTLLSQIIKRVQEAQGSKAPVQKLVDKIASIFVPVVIGISILTFIIWMLIGGEDALSHAVLNAVAVLVIACPCALGLATPTAIMVGIGKGAENNILIKDAESLEIAHKVSAIILDKTGTITAGKPTVSDISWESEELKDRYAPILLAIESKSEHPLADAVGKKLREDGFTAESVSDFQSLTGQGVEAKNSSHQKFYVGNTKLIQLNDISINSELNELAKTWSNEARTVVFFANEQSVLSVIAISDEIKPSSKSAIQKLKAKGIDVYMLTGDNQQTAASVAKQVGLTDFKADVMPSDKSEFVKALQAKGKIVAMVGDGINDSEALAQADISIAMGHGSDIAMDVAKMTIISSDLEVIPKALNLSGQTVRGIKENLFWAFIYNVIGIPIAAGVLYPINGFLLDPMIAGAAMAFSSVSVVLNSLRLKSKRI
- a CDS encoding ATP/GTP-binding protein: MIHYLKITNFGPIKDEVVLDFEVGEVGESEAYEVEMPDGRRLLKLGYIYGANASGKTTVLKAFDFLRKLLLKPKSDKAFELDFDPFFFRDSPYTIPSDFELSFYVQDVRYIYNLKFNKQGVLHERIVYYQTAKPTELFTRITDPEKRLAKIDFGSRIRVPARERDLLEANTLHNNTVIGAYARTNVDIAELEKLNLWFNQYLLGMISASQDLTHLTTSYFDHNPLIGKWISTFLHKADNQISKVNISDYDISVPYEDPLLDLYPKVISQGSFPMETVVRSDKGTGKGELKYYGGGSIQRKIDFIHKLNNQDYTLSIQSESNGTKRYFGLGGALYEIIHNPHMLCIDELETSLHPDLMKHFLQVFLLNSTNSQLLITTHNVSLLDNQDFIRKDALWFSEKNNEGAMNLYSASDFDSSVLRKNASIINAYKVGKLGAKPNLGSPFLTEG
- a CDS encoding RloB family protein, which produces MRHRHQRIPLRDTVAIVGDGQTEAIYFADVRDTDRPKNLHIFPDFPGKIGSYRGVLDRALELSKDYTYVYALIDMDTIIQDRQEGEYYRRKMEVQNAGVKVLENNPCFEMWFLLHFIRTGRLFSNCEQVSTELSRRGRIENYSKSGKFLSKAKLYSNYKDRLMNNAMPNARTLEDREGQDELYPRAQTYLFFEWYFNK